The Populus trichocarpa isolate Nisqually-1 chromosome 18, P.trichocarpa_v4.1, whole genome shotgun sequence genomic interval TATTTTGCTCTTCTAAAAgtcaacacaatttttttttaactgaccGATCTCAAATTCTACCGCATAATCCTGTTAGTGTTGACTATGTTGTACTAAACAAAACTAGTACGCATGAAACGTGTCTAATAGGACATGGCTGGCagcatttattaattttttctgtcccactttttttatttttattttcttgcggTGTAGTGAGACCATCCATGGCATGAGCTCAAAGATGCAAGAACTGAATTTTCTGGTGATGAAAATGATATACGAAAGCTTTGACATTGAAAAGCTCTATGACTCTTTCGTTGAGGAAACCACCAGTATATTTCGAATAATGAAGTATAAAGTTCCTCCAAGTGCGACGGACTCGTCCATCGGTCTAGTGGCTCACACTGACAAAAATGCCATCACCATTTTATGCCAAAATGAAGTTCAGGGTCTTGAGATTCAAACCAAGAATGGATATTGGGCTCAAGTCATGGTTCCAGAGAATGCTTTCACAGCTGTTGTTGGTGACGCACTCAAGGTAAAAACTCTCGATCAAATTTAAGTTTCAATTATGCATATATTAATGCGTTTTATCGATCCACTGCAGAATTACAATCACTATTAGATAGACAAGAACACCTCACACCTAAGTGAACGACTGTCCAAAGTATATATTAGTTAAATTAACATGCATGACTCGAATTCTATGCTAAGGTAGTAACCGATATTGGTGTTCTAGGCATGGAGCAATGGCAGACTTCACGCAGCAAGGCATAGGGTGGTGATTAGCGGGGAAAAAGACAGGTATTCTTGTGGACTGTTTTCAATGCCGAAGGAGGAAGCAGTAGTTGAGGTGCCAGATGAACTCGTGGACAAGGAGCATCCTCTTCAATACAGGCCATTTAATTATTCAGATTATATCTCCTACTTTGTTTCCAAACTAAGTGATGATGCTTTGGAGATATATGCTGGCATTTGAAGACTTTGTTGGGTCCCACAACTactcttttataattaatacCTTGTTGCTAATCATGTTAATTGCCTTAATTACtgtgatataattaaaaaaaatgtgtttacaGTCGTGAATTTGCATGCAAATGTTTAAGAAAACTTGCCTAGATCCTATCAAGGCAacttgtaatttctttttttcttttctttttaatacacAGCTTTTTATAGACTAGCATAGTGTGTTTTATAGTGTgatatatatggttttttaattgaaaatatgttaaaataatattttttatatttatatttatatttttgacttgtgtatattataaaaactatcaaaagatacctaaaaaaacatcaaataatttaaaaaaacagaaacaataaTGGTGGCAATAAAGATTTTGGTAATGACCTAGCTAGTTAATGCCTTGCCTTCGTCTTCTAGCTAGTCTTTGATGATTTCGACTATAGGCAAGGCTGTGGAATTTTCCTTTCAAAGGTGGGGTTAATTAAACGTGTCGTCCCTGTACAATAATCATTTGTTTAACCGAGTCCTTGTAGTACTAATTTGATGAATTGAGTCCTTCTACGTTGTGTTTTGTTTGCAATCAAGCCCTCCATCTAGAACGTCCGTTGgttgtgatttattttgttctaattaattaattgaatgaatctctctttttactaaaattacattaaattaattatgtgtataatttttttcaatggtgtttttttttctaaatctaatatttttttctctaaatctatattttttttattctaatttcatatttcaatatttattttattggagattatatttcataatttattgtgatatgCTTTATACTtggttatctcagtcttataACATATGTTACAGGTTTTGATGGGCTGACTTAGTTGactcgaggtttttttttttgtaattgatattttttttaattatatcattgaatattgggttgattgagaattaaacttaatgatttattttggtttactttttatgaggttatcttgatctcatatcAAGTCGCgtgtttggtaggttaaccaaGCTGACTCAagatttttttgtcttcttttaattggatttttttctatttcatccttcaatattggattgattatgaattaggcttcaaaatttattttggttagctttttataaggttatcttagTTTTATGACTTGAGTCGCTTGTTTTGCGAGTTAACCTAAGTAGACTCAGATCattttattgtcttgtttttagattggtttttttttttttcattttcaatctttagcaataagttaatttgttttgacttactttttatgaggttatcacaatCTTATAACCTTGATCGCAAGTTTGGCAAACTAATCCGGGTTGactaaggttatttttttatttactttctataaaattatcccgatctcatgacccAGATAAcaagtttggcaggttaactcatgtcaaattattattttttttaattatttttttttaatttcattcttaaacattgagttaattgaaaattgagcttcataatttattttgatttgttttatatgaggttatcatgatttattatccatgtttttgtaattttttccattgttattttaatgcatGCATGGTCAAAGTAATCACTGATCGATGAACTTCAGTATATGaaaacaaattcttttttccacAAGCTTTCTCTtgtaattgaaggaaaaaaaaatggtatctGGAAAAGTGCTACGCATAAGTGAGTACTTATCATGATATATAATCCAAGTCACGGTAATtgttcttaatttcttaaatttgtcTCATAATTAATTTCTATAGTAGAGTATGAGAGCATGCTTGtttatatacaaatattaaataGTATATTGTCGAATATTTAACAAACCCAACAAATTAAATCCatgtaattaaacaaattagtcggagaaatcaataaaatttatattaaatctgACCTCCACGAAGACGCGAGCAATGCAACTAGTTTTTATACGAATAAAGGATAACAATGTTAAGAAATTGGGATGAGTGGTTAAAAAGGTATAAgtagtgtttgatattataaaagtaattattttatagggagtattttgtttgtaaatgtatcaaaataatatatattttttaatttttaaaatgaatttttgatatcgaaaacattaaaaaataatttaaaataaaaaaacaaattctaaattttttcacTGTACTactgtaaaaacaaacattattatACTCTATTTCTTAACTTACTATGttcaaactttaaatttctttaaatgcATAGATTGATTAGATCATATAAAAAGGACACTAATCTTGATTGACATGCAAGCTAGATCAGGAAACTCCTTGccattaaacaaataaattataatataaatcttTTTTGAAAACACTTGACTTGCGATGCAATTAATCACACTTATTTGGAAATATGGTAATAATTATGGTTGAAaatatagttatcaaacccgatCTATGAGTTGACCCGACCAAGAAACTGAGTTTTGGTTTCATGGATCAATTCGGGTTAACccggaaaatttaaaaaatatatttaaagttttaatatttcatataaaaaaaatcaaaaaaaaatctatgtaactataggctatacatgttgtaaataatgaagtttaaaagaatattttaaaaagatttttatcccacattgaaaagatactatgttatgtttttaagttgaagtatttaaactaaaaaagttttttatcccacattgaaaaaacataatttttttcttgtgaacatatagtatatatactaaagggtttcaaatcccacattgaaaagatattatgttatccttttaagttgaagtttttaaatcaaaaagtttttttatctcacattgaaaaaacataacttttttcttgtgaacatataatatatatacgaAATAGCTTTAAAtcccaaattgaaaaaataactttttcttgggaacataagagtatatatactaatgggtttcaaatctcacattgaaaaaacgtaattttttcttatgaatatagagtatatataataaagggtttcaaattccatattgaaaagatattatgttatccttttaagttgaagtatttaaaccaaaaagatttttttatcccacattgaaaaaacataacttttttcttgtgaatatagagtatatatatgaaaggacttcaaatcccacattgaaaaaataacttttttcttggaaacatagagtatatatattaaagggtttcaaatctcacattgaaaaaataaaatacttttctaatatttatatagtgaactttaaaaagtgttaataaccaactaaaaaatatataaaaaaagagatataggagaaaaaccacatttaaaaaaaaaacaccgggtCTTACCCAGGTTCGCCTAGGTCATGAGTCGACCCGCCTGGTTGACCAGGTTTGGCCGGGTCGTTGCACTGGCCAGTCTTTTGACAAACCTGGACTGGTTCAGCCACCGGGTCCCAAGTCGACCCGTctggccggtccgggtttaataactatggttcaaagtacttttcgtttaataatacataataatacatcaaactaatatttttttatttttttaaaattattttttatatcaacatattaaaataatctaaaaaaattaaaaaaataattttaaataaaaaataaaaatatttaaattttaaaaaatacaatttcaactATGTTTCTGATCACTGTCGAAAAGGAAGGGAGGGAGGAAGGAGtccttgaaaattaattttatgagggGACCTCTTGGGCTGAATACAGAATCCATAAAATAATCAGACCTGGCCATGACCTTAGGCCTTATCCTGATTAAATGTGGGCTTTCAAGTGTCCAGTAATATTTGGGCCTTTGTAGAAGATAATTAAGAGTTAAAGCGACTGTTTATCGAGCCCTGGCCTCCAACCACCAGCCAAGGATTAATCGTACAGTTGGTCCCTGTACTTTGATATTTCATCACTTTAGTCCTTTTTACTTAACTGGAGTACTGTACCCTTGACACAAGAAAATATCTTCATCTGTTCTCTCAATCCACTTTTATCGATTCTTGATCCTACCATGTTTTCAGAGATAtgtttatcatagttttaaaaattaatttaatatgtaattttatttaaaattcaaataataataacattaatattttttaaaaaattaaaataatattattttgaattattttttaaaaatcaaaccaaatttaatttgaattttgactGGATTAACTACTATATAGGTCAATATAAAACCTGATCTAAGCTAAGTTTTGGATTGATAGGTTACTAGGTTAATTTACCaagttaatttgaatttaataataataatatctatttttttaataaaaatttggaaGGAAGTTGAATAGAGGGAtcacataaagaaaaaattatggagGAGACGTAGAAGGGatggactaaataaaaaaggagtaAAGAGAGtatattaagaaaatagaaagaatacAAGGACCGAAATGTACGATTAATCCACAACCTGCAACTCTCAATTATCCATAATCGTCTGACATTGGCATGGTTGGCACTTGGCACTTGGCGGTACCCTCTTTGATCTTCTCGTAACCAAAACAaaccttgaaaagaaaaggtgatttTCTCGTACTAATGCAACGATAACAGGCTGACGATACTGATAAGGTCACGGGATTTGAAGAGGAGGAGTTACAAAATGCAAGAGCTTCAGTAGTAACACTGACAACCACTGTGGAAAATCTGGTTagcaatttatttatcaaacatgTATTCATCTAactggactttttttttttttcctgttgtgGGTTTTCAATTTTGAGCTGTTAAATTTGGTGGGTTCTTGTTAGAATCAAACAAAAGCTGATGTCTTGAACAATTTAGAGAAAGAATCCGCAATGAAGGTGATTTTGGGTGTGTTAATGTCATTAAACATGTATTACTATAAGGATCTGTTTCAAATGCTTTTGGCCAACCATTTTTGGGGTGATTTAACGGCTCTACTGGGTCAAAAGCAGCAGATATCTTGAGTTTCATACCTGCCATCCGCATGCATGAAGAAATTTGAAATCATAATCTGTTTCTCATGTACCTGACGTTATTCAGCTCAAAAGGTTCAATGGAAGAAGACAATAACAGGACTACGCAGGAACCTAGGCTATACCCCTCAAAAgcagtttttaatttaaatctctttctgagtgaaaaacgtTTATTTGAGGGCTTTGAGCTGGAGAGACTCTCACCAAGGTTTCATTTTCTGCTCTTGAAGAACATCAACGGCATAGAGCAGCAGTGGGTCCTTCAGTTGAAAGAGTTTGTAGCTTCAGTATCTATCACCTTGCAAACACTTTACCCTTGTCTCTTTTCTCCTGGCATTAAAGTTAAAACATCTGCTGTCATCTTCGTATGACAAATTATCCCCACCATGGCCGCCACCAACCTTGAGATTTGGCTTGTTAAGCGAGTATGCTCCCTACCTTGTCAAGAgagtaatttttaattgaattattaaatgTCGATTAGGAAATTAACTAGATTTGTCTCGATACACAGAAGTTGCCCAGAAAATATCAATTCGTggtgatataaaaaaatcatccccCACCCCATCATTAAACCACAAAATTGAAGGTTCTAGAAGCACAAAAAAATGCAGACAATCAATCGTTAATCTCCAAGCATCCTGTCTACGAGTCTATTCTCTAAGAAAAAGATGGTTCCGTTCAAGAATGGCATGCTTCATCTTTTATTCCAATGAATATGGAACTCCTCAAGAAGACAAACTTATGGGGGGCCATAGGAATAAATCTCCACCAAAAGCATGGACAAAATTCTTGACAAATTATTTTCTGTCCCTAATGATATGTTGTCATGTTGGTTTATTGCATGGTATGTTAAAATGTTAGGCACTCTTATCAGGGATGTTTAAGAGtttggtaataattatttttcaaagtgtttttcgtctagaaatatattaaaataaatttttttattttttaaatttatttttaacattaacatattaaaataatccgaaaacataaaaaaataattttaaacaaaaaaaaaatgaattttgatatcCCAAACGAGTTCTTCCctttaaaaaactaacttaTGAGCAATGCTTTCTCTCCCACTTAAAACATGATGGAAGTAAGATAATCCTAGGCCCATTACATAATGGATGTCCACACAATCATATCGAGCCTTGGATAAGAGCCGATTATAGGTCTAGATTTGTTGGCAAATCTAAGTTTTGATGATAAATATACATGATAAATCAATTAATCCTTTCATTACAAAATATCAATATACAGTGCAGGCCTCCTatttacaaaaatcaattaatcaaatattaaataggAGGCATGCACTGTATTGTGAGACAAGTTCAATTtttcctaacataaaaaaataatgtttagatgataccaatttttttaaaaacaagaaaaatatgaaaaccatGTTATTAATTTGACTAAATCCCATaattttggttaatttaataatataattaaaaaagatattgataGCAAATAAAGCAGAAAAATAGCAAcaattaaccataaaaaaattagtttttaatatcatctcatgtttatatttaatcaattaatttaattcaaaaataaaatttatataaaaaagctaaatttaacaaagaaaaacaaataaacagatTGAAGATAACTTgagttattattaaaattagtgaaaaatgttatagaaagcaaataaaaaaaataatagcccaatctccaattaaataaatattgagagatgaaactggaaaaacacgagcttaaaaaaaggataaaaaaaaaagaaaacacaagcgAGTCTTCTAAACCTgagttaattttataaactcaCAATTCGTGAAAATTCTAAATTCGAgctcaatcaagaaactcaatttctaaccaATTCAACGCTGAAGTATGAAACtggaaaataaatcaatttaaaaaatagcaattataagaataagaatcaaatctggtagggaaaaaaatttgaggatgaaatcgtatttttttttaaataatctaaaaaaaatatcaatcaaaagaatgaggatcaaatctgacttatgaaaaaattaaaaggaaataaaattataaaataatctaattttataaatcattttaaataaaacaaattgtaataaaaagaacatataccaaatgtgaagaaaaaacaaattgaagggttgcttttaaaatttaaaggattATGCGCGGAAATTAAAGAGGAATGAGAATTGTGTtagtaaattattttgttttaattcaatttttatttttagcttataaaaaatatattgataaataattaaataaaaatgttaaatagcATGTCACGTCGCgatattatgtatttttatttgcattcatTGTTTAGGGTTTCAGTCTattctttgtttattattaacaatttcttttaccatttttatgcatataatgATCGACTAATTTATTGAATACACTGTTCAAACTTTTGATAcgtattttagatttaatttaacattgctaacttgttttttttaagctttaattaagttttaatctGGCCTGCAGTGTAACTCGGTGGCTGTAGTGGTGTGTTCTAAGtacaaacaaattttgaaattaaggttcAATCATGCTAACAAATCTTAAAACGACAAAGCCACAAAAGCCAgcattttattcttcttcatattaataaaagtcAACGCAACATTTCATGCCATTGGATCGTATTTCTTAGTACAAAAGAAATTACATGAAggcctttattaatttttccaccAGGCCATGCAATTTGTCCTCTAAATCAGACACATGATCTGAAGATTGCCcactaaaaaaggagaagaaaagaagacgACTATGTCTTCTCAGCTTGACGAGCAGCCCTATTTGTGCTCACTGGCAGCTCAATTTTAGGATTAATCGAACCTCGATAAAAAGAGTTTTCCTGTCTGTCTCCATTGCCCCAGATAGCATAAGCTTCTTCACCATGAGCAGCATCATCACCAATCTCCAAATCCTCATTAGACATTCTTAGTGGCACCACCAGTCGtatcaaaatacatattatgcTAGTAGTCAACACATTAACAAAGACAACAAACAGGATTCCTATAAACTGAACTCCCATCTGTCGAACCCCGGAGCCAATTCTGCTTTTGTCATCGAAGCCATAAACTAGGCCAATGTAGTGTCCAGAGGACCCAAAGAACAACCTGTTTAGCTTCGGCTCAGCGAAAAGGCCTGTGAGGATACCACCAAGGCTACCAGCAATGGCATGTGTATGCAGAACAGCCATTGTGTCGTCAACCTTTTGAAGTAGTTCTGAATTCTTGTGGATAACCATCATGGTTATCCAAGGAATTGAGCCCGAGCATAACCCCATTATTGTTGCTGCCCATCCTTGCACCACCCCTAAAATAATTTGCAGGTTATATGTGTCAGGAATTTGAGTAGCTACGTATTAGTTCGATTGCAAGATAAATGCTAGCATCGATTGCGATTGAGGTATTTTGACAGTGCCTGCATTGCATGCATATGCATCGAATCTGGGACCTAAAATTATTGCAAGTTATTTGTGTTGGACTTACCAGCAGCTGGAGTGATACATACTAAACCAGTGATCATGCCTTGAACTGCACCAATAACAGAAGCTTTGCGGAAAAATATGATGTCAAGAGCGACCCAAGTAAGCAAGCTAGTAGCAGTACATAAATGAGTGTTCAAGACTGCCAAAGAAGCATCGGTGCTTACTACATAAGGATCTCCTCCATTAAATCCTGTCCAGCCCATCCAAAGCAATCCTGCCCCAAATAACATAAGAAGGATGTTGTTTGGAGGAAATCTCTCTCTGTCTTTCGTTAGACGTGGACCGACCTGCAATATTGTACAGCA includes:
- the LOC7459003 gene encoding probable 2-oxoglutarate-dependent dioxygenase AOP1; the encoded protein is MAAKVEIPFLDISEEALAGIEVKSEKWKELCNQVREACETHGIFFLVYDKIPTSLREEMFVALKALFDLPEETKNKHVNPKPYRSYLGNCPVIPFHESFGVDDAPTLDASQAFTNLMWPEGNPSFCETIHGMSSKMQELNFLVMKMIYESFDIEKLYDSFVEETTSIFRIMKYKVPPSATDSSIGLVAHTDKNAITILCQNEVQGLEIQTKNGYWAQVMVPENAFTAVVGDALKAWSNGRLHAARHRVVISGEKDRYSCGLFSMPKEEAVVEVPDELVDKEHPLQYRPFNYSDYISYFVSKLSDDALEIYAGI
- the LOC7459002 gene encoding ammonium transporter 2 member 5, with translation MSNDTAFPPNLLPDEASPEWFNKADNAWQLTAATLVGLQSIPGLMILYGGGVKKKWAVNSAFMVLYAFACVMFCWVTWGYRMSFGSKLLPFWGEANVALDQKYLLDPAFLGKFPNATMVYFQSVFAAITLILIAGAVLGRMNFYAWMIFVPLWLTFSYTFTAFSVWCPDGFLAKMGLIDYSGGYVIHLSSGVAGYTAAYWVGPRLTKDRERFPPNNILLMLFGAGLLWMGWTGFNGGDPYVVSTDASLAVLNTHLCTATSLLTWVALDIIFFRKASVIGAVQGMITGLVCITPAAGVVQGWAATIMGLCSGSIPWITMMVIHKNSELLQKVDDTMAVLHTHAIAGSLGGILTGLFAEPKLNRLFFGSSGHYIGLVYGFDDKSRIGSGVRQMGVQFIGILFVVFVNVLTTSIICILIRLVVPLRMSNEDLEIGDDAAHGEEAYAIWGNGDRQENSFYRGSINPKIELPVSTNRAARQAEKT